The Nitrososphaerota archaeon genome includes a region encoding these proteins:
- a CDS encoding 4Fe-4S binding protein, giving the protein MSSIFFDALRRLSQAHLSEITIHQERCIDMCGKEKRLCTACQENCVANAIRISEQVEIDWSRCTRCGVCAAVCPTEVFEIQVLSDNMILKEIMEQPKPEQIQIVCDFVKGQFQGKERQPQGKGRKITVPCIGRFSETFLLESTIISSNCLEFAKCTSDCRFAIGRKVVEEMQRRSSLIIASFEAAPQRDETVKKTISDRRILLSEAGLEAMRMILPMNTPNSAGGISQHKPPTHRTNLINIMKRQTQPLGEPIIRGEMPFGSIILDTEKCQLHGDCSKACPTGALQLLDNNQGKEITFLYGACVGCKACLHACSTDALSLEETIDLAQLAKPSTTLMTRRYQLCTSCGRQFPIRMGLDAQVCPACQERWGEIEKYARESAS; this is encoded by the coding sequence TTGAGCTCCATCTTCTTCGACGCACTCAGAAGACTCTCGCAAGCACACCTTAGCGAGATCACTATACATCAAGAAAGATGTATAGATATGTGTGGGAAGGAGAAACGTCTATGCACCGCGTGCCAAGAGAACTGCGTCGCTAACGCTATCAGGATTAGTGAGCAGGTTGAAATCGACTGGAGCCGGTGTACTCGTTGTGGAGTCTGTGCGGCGGTCTGTCCCACAGAGGTTTTCGAAATACAGGTACTCTCTGACAATATGATACTCAAGGAAATCATGGAACAACCTAAGCCGGAGCAAATACAGATTGTGTGTGACTTTGTCAAAGGCCAATTTCAGGGCAAAGAGAGACAACCCCAGGGTAAGGGAAGAAAGATTACTGTACCCTGCATTGGACGTTTCTCTGAAACATTCCTCCTTGAGAGCACCATTATCAGTAGTAACTGCCTTGAATTTGCCAAATGCACATCTGACTGCCGCTTCGCAATAGGTAGAAAGGTTGTTGAGGAGATGCAGCGGAGAAGCAGCTTAATTATTGCAAGTTTTGAAGCGGCACCTCAACGAGATGAGACCGTAAAGAAAACGATCTCCGACAGAAGAATCCTGCTGAGCGAGGCTGGATTAGAAGCTATGCGGATGATCCTTCCAATGAACACGCCTAACTCCGCGGGTGGGATTAGCCAACACAAACCCCCTACACATAGAACCAACCTCATCAATATAATGAAGAGACAAACACAACCTTTAGGAGAACCAATAATCCGAGGAGAAATGCCGTTTGGAAGTATCATTCTTGATACAGAAAAGTGTCAGCTCCACGGCGACTGCAGCAAGGCCTGCCCAACAGGCGCGCTACAACTCTTAGATAATAATCAGGGAAAGGAGATAACATTCCTTTACGGCGCATGCGTTGGATGCAAAGCCTGCTTACACGCCTGCTCGACAGACGCATTAAGTTTAGAGGAGACAATAGATTTAGCTCAGCTAGCCAAACCTTCGACCACTTTAATGACGAGACGATATCAGCTTTGCACCAGCTGCGGAAGGCAATTCCCCATTAGGATGGGATTAGATGCTCAGGTCTGCCCAGCATGTCAAGAACGATGGGGTGAAATTGAAAAGTACGCCCGCGAATCCGCTAGTTAA